Below is a window of Gossypium hirsutum isolate 1008001.06 chromosome A12, Gossypium_hirsutum_v2.1, whole genome shotgun sequence DNA.
TAGCTTAACGCAGCTTGAATTGGGTTGGCTTTTGCGGTCCTTGAGGCTAAACCCCAGCAGCACAGACCAGGTGGAAGCCCTGATACAAAAGGCTGATTCAAACAACAATGGGCTGGTCAAGTTCTCGGAGTTCACGACTATGGTAGCACCGGAGCTTCTGTCGGAGAAGTCACCCTGCAGCGAAGAGCAACTGAGGCAGCTGTTTAAGATGTTTGATACGGATGGCAATGGCTTCATCACAGCCGCTGAGTTGGCACATTCCATGGCCAAACTTGGAAATGCACTGACGGTGGAGGAGTTGTTGGAGATGATCAAGGAAGCCGATACAGACGGGGACGGTGGGATGAGTTTAGAAGAATTCTCCGATGCCATTATTTCCGCTGCTTTTGAATTTTGATAATCCTCGGGGTTGATCAAGGCACATGATGCATTGATTTAAAGGGAAATTTTGTGGTATTGAAACTACCTGAATTGCTCTATAAATGTTGATCAACCATTAAATGTTATTAATGGCTGAAGGACATTATTAAATTGATTGGGATTAGATGATTTTAGAAATCAGAATAAATCAAATTTCGTGAAGGGACTAAGAATAGTGACAAAAACAAGCAATAGGTTGAACTATGATGTAGTATTGTACCCTCTGTTTTGGTTGCACGTGTAAACTTAAAATTGAATATTGATTTGTGTTTGTTGGCTTTTGCGTTATCATCTCTAATCAgataaaactatataaaaatttgtaaaacaaaACCACCACCAACGATGTAACGTTAGTTCAATTCACTCAACACTGCCCCAGAATATAGTTTAATTATATACTAATATGCTATAATGGACCATTCCCGCACCAGAAATACAAATGCGAGAGAAACTACTAAGAGCCGACAGAGTTCAATTCCAAAGGTATTAACAGCAGCAGCAGTAACTCAAAGGATCAGCCCTTGAGCAGATGCAGGCTTAGAGGGATTATGTTGTTCGTTTGGTGCAGTAGCTTTAGATGACTCAGATAGATGAATCTGTGCAAAGTCATCCAGCACTTTTCTTTTTCGCTCTTCTTCAGCCGCTCccactttttctt
It encodes the following:
- the LOC107946766 gene encoding probable calcium-binding protein CML11; translation: MNDNQRAKLDEEQMAELRETFPSFDRSNDGSLTQLELGWLLRSLRLNPSSTDQVEALIQKADSNNNGLVKFSEFTTMVAPELLSEKSPCSEEQLRQLFKMFDTDGNGFITAAELAHSMAKLGNALTVEELLEMIKEADTDGDGGMSLEEFSDAIISAAFEF